GTACACATCCATACGAATAAACAACTCGGGCGCGCCTTTCCTCCCAACCACCCGCAGGGCGCCCTACAACAAACAACCAACAAACATCACACATACACACAAGCGCACGGGTGCACCCAAGTCTATACGAGCATACCAGCGATCGCCGCGGTCTGTAAAGTGGACAAGAACCCGCAGATCATGGCGCTCGGTGCGACGCGGGCGATGACTTTTCCTCGCGACGGAGCGAGCGCGGATAAGACGCCGATTTGGATTCCGAGCGAACCTGGGTGGGCGGATGCGTCAGCGTGTGCGCGTCTGTATTTAAAACCCAGACGAGATGAGAAGAACCATGAGGGGGGTGAATTGGGAAGTAGGATCGACGACGGGGGAGTTGGAGCCCCGCGCTAAAGATCCCCGAACGAGCTCGGCCCAACTCGAGTCGAGTGCTTGGCCGAACTCGTTCGGTCATCCGCCTCCCCAGAGCTACAGTGATCGAGGATAACTGTTCCTATCCCACAACCCCGGTACGACGCGTACGATCGTCACGGGTCGATCCCCCGCACACGACACGATTCATTTGACCCCGGATTCATGGTCCAAACCCAACCCCCCATGCCATTTCAAATCAAAAGTATCCAACTTGCAACTCACCCAAGTTTGCAAACCCGCACAGTCCATAGCTCGCGATGGTGTAACCACGCTGAGAAAACGGATTAAGGGCATCTTGTTCTTTGAGCGCTTGATAGGCGACAAACTCGTTGGCCACCAACTTGGTCGCGAACAGCCTGGCCACCCTGAGGAGCTCGTTCCTGGGTACACCGATGAGGAACGTGATAGGGTAGAACAAGTACCCGAAGATCAAGTCGAGGGTCAAATGGTGGATACCGAACCCCTTGCCAACCCAGATGAGCAGGCCGTCGATGGTATAGACGAGAGCGAGCACGGTGAGGACGTTGCACAGGATCTGGCCGGCAACGATAAGACCGAACAGGGCGCCCTTGGAAAAGGCGTGGAGCGCATTGGCCGGTCGTCCGTGCTTGTCTTCCGCGCCTTGGTCGATGATGACCTGGCCCCTCGTGATCGGCTCCTCGGTCTCTGGGATGCGAAGCTTGGAGATGGCGATCGAGGCCGGGATGGACATGACGGACGAGGTGACGAGGTTTTGGCCGGGGACACCCATGTTGACGTAGGCGGCAAAGACGGAGCCGGCGATGGTGGAGAACCCGGAAGTCATGGACAGGTGGATCTCGGATTCGGTCATGAGGTCGACAAAGGGTCGGACGAGACATGCGCTCTCGCCCTGTCCGATCCAGGGCGAGGCGGCGGCGACAACGGCTTCGGCACCCGAAACGTTCATGGTCTTGAAGAAGAACCAGGCAAACTGCTTGATGAGCCATTGCATGACGCCGAGGTAGTAGAGCATCTGGACAAAGGCAATGAAGAAGATGATGGCGCCGAGTGTGTTGACAAAGAACCAGTGTTTGGCTGTAACTTCGGGGTCAAAGAAGAATCCGGCTGCTGGACCGGCCTGATCCAAAAAGTCGGCGGCAAGTTGGGCGACCCAGAGGAAGATTTTGAAGCCAGCATCGGTTTTGAGGACAAAGAGTGCGATGGCTTGTTGCATGAACAGGCCCACGATCACGGTTGGCCTGGGTGTAGGTGAGTACAAATTCATACACATCTAGACACAGCTACTTACCAAGGAACCTGGGAGCGGTGCTTAGAGGACAGCCAGAATCCGCATGTGAACACAAAGAGACCAAAGACAGAGATGGCTCGGTCACCGTATCCCGTTCCTTCAGGCAGAGGGAAGCCAAATGCAGAGCCAAAGACGATGCCGAGGAGAGCAAGCCATCCCATGGCAAGTCGGGCACGATACGAGATCGCAAAGAACGGACCGGAAATGAGCGGCTGCCATACGGCCTCGACCGGACGAGTAACGACGCTATTCGGGATGAACCTGAACGCAATAATGAGGATAAAGAACCATGCCCAAAATGTCTGTACGATCCTAATGGGAAAAAAATAATCAACATTTGGAGCAGAATTTAAATTTGATGACGCACCATCGGTGTCGAGTGGCCTCCAAGACCGTCGAGGATATCCACCAGCCGAGGATGACGAGGGCTACACTAGTGAGGATGTAGGGCCGGTACTTGGCATACCTGGCTCTGCGCTCTTCACGCTTGCGCTCGGCCTCGTCGTTGTCGTGAGCAATCACGTGCTTGACATCGTGATGCTTGTCGTGGGAGATAGAGCCCGACTCGACCTCCAAGTCCCGCTTCTCGTCGGTGACCGAGTTGCGTTTCCCCTCAGGCTCAACACCTGCAATCTCGTAGAGGCCTGGCTGGTTCATGGTTCTGCTCTACTCGCCCACCTTCTCCGCAGTGTCAAATGATTATATACCTAGCCGATATCTCATTTACATCCGCTCCGCCATTTCCACATGTATCTTCCGATTATGGAACCGGCTAATCTCTCCCGGTTGGGCGTGTCCATGTGGAGACTTGTATCCCCGCATGAATTCGGTCTGCCCATATCCAACCATATCCTTCGCTTTGCTGCTTCTCAGGCACACGACGCTCCATGCTCCCAATCCTATACCCTCGTGAATATACATCTATTGTCTAGGCACTTGCCCAAGGCACCGCTCGCTCTTGTCCACATGTTTCGGCTCGTTTGCCAGTTATCTCCTCCCCTGCTCCCTTGCCCCCGACCTTCTAATTGGCCGATCATCATCCTCCCCACATAGATAAGACAAACTTGCCTATCACCGGAGATAACCCTGCGTTTGTTTATTTTTCCCTCTGATGCGCTCGTTTCAACTATACGCCAATCACAGTAACCTACCCGGGGAGACAATTCAAAGATGGGTTGTTTTCTCTGCCGCACTCTCAAAACACACACGCAATACCCTCGGCCGCAGCTACCTTGGACCAAAATGCATATGGCGCCTGTTAGTGTAGATGGGCGCTCTGCACGAACCCACAAGTAATGCTTCCTAATGATGGATCCCTTGATAGCAAGTGCAGTACACTGGGTTCTTCCCAACGCCACACCCACACTTTGAGATTCCCGAGCCAATTCAGTAGAGTTCAAAGAACGAGGGAAAAGGACGTTTGGAGTTTCCCGGTGCGATGTGGTTGGAGTGCTGACCCGGCGCGTCATTCGGCCGGTGACGCATTCGAGACGATTACTATGGCTTGATTCATAATCTCCTTCTTTCCGACTTTTGTCTCGCTTTTTTTTGTCCGGGTGGAGCTATGCGTGATTCTCTAGATTCAATCGACAAGGTTTCGAGGTTGTGCTTCATCACTGATATATTCACGTCCTCGGGCGCTCTTGGG
This genomic interval from Rhizoctonia solani chromosome 11, complete sequence contains the following:
- a CDS encoding proton/nucleoside cotransporter; translated protein: MNQPGLYEIAGVEPEGKRNSVTDEKRDLEVESGSISHDKHHDVKHVIAHDNDEAERKREERRARYAKYRPYILTSVALVILGWWISSTVLEATRHRWIVQTFWAWFFILIIAFRFIPNSVVTRPVEAVWQPLISGPFFAISYRARLAMGWLALLGIVFGSAFGFPLPEGTGYGDRAISVFGLFVFTCGFWLSSKHRSQVPWPTVIVGLFMQQAIALFVLKTDAGFKIFLWVAQLAADFLDQAGPAAGFFFDPEVTAKHWFFVNTLGAIIFFIAFVQMLYYLGVMQWLIKQFAWFFFKTMNVSGAEAVVAAASPWIGQGESACLVRPFVDLMTESEIHLSMTSGFSTIAGSVFAAYVNMGVPGQNLVTSSVMSIPASIAISKLRIPETEEPITRGQVIIDQGAEDKHGRPANALHAFSKGALFGLIVAGQILCNVLTVLALVYTIDGLLIWVGKGFGIHHLTLDLIFGYLFYPITFLIGVPRNELLRVARLFATKLVANEFVAYQALKEQDALNPFSQRGYTIASYGLCGFANLGSLGIQIGVLSALAPSRGKVIARVAPSAMICGFLSTLQTAAIAGMLV